A genomic segment from Flavobacterium inviolabile encodes:
- a CDS encoding YceI family protein, giving the protein MKKGILSLLVLATLSVVSCKKDKANEAEIKETVEAPVTSNEAVKFNVDAKASTINWVATKPTGKHTGTIALKNGELYAKDGVIETGKFFIDMTSITVTDLKGDDKASLEGHLKGLGKESDVDHFFNTKKYPEGVFEITKVTDEAGKKMIEGNLTLKDITKSVKFPATVTVDDKGISIDSDSFTINRTLWNVNYGSKSVFDNLGDKFINDDIELKVSVKATK; this is encoded by the coding sequence ATGAAAAAAGGCATTTTAAGTTTATTGGTTTTGGCAACATTATCTGTTGTTTCCTGTAAAAAAGACAAGGCTAATGAAGCAGAAATAAAAGAAACTGTTGAGGCACCGGTAACTTCAAACGAAGCCGTAAAGTTTAATGTTGACGCGAAAGCTTCTACTATAAACTGGGTAGCAACCAAACCAACAGGAAAGCACACCGGAACCATCGCTTTGAAAAATGGTGAATTGTATGCCAAAGACGGCGTTATCGAAACCGGTAAGTTTTTCATCGACATGACTTCCATTACTGTAACCGATTTAAAAGGTGATGACAAAGCATCACTGGAAGGACATTTAAAAGGTCTTGGAAAAGAAAGCGATGTTGATCATTTCTTCAATACAAAAAAATACCCTGAAGGTGTTTTCGAGATTACAAAAGTAACCGACGAAGCCGGCAAGAAAATGATAGAAGGTAACTTAACCTTAAAAGATATTACCAAAAGCGTTAAGTTCCCTGCAACCGTTACGGTTGACGATAAAGGCATCAGTATTGACAGTGATTCTTTTACCATTAACAGAACATTATGGAATGTAAATTATGGCTCTAAATCTGTTTTTGACAATTTAGGTGACAAATTTATCAATGACGATATCGAACTAAAAGTTAGCGTAAAAGCAACAAAATAA